The DNA region CACCCAGGTACTTCCCCAGGAGAGCTGCCTGCTTCCACCTCAAGGAGCTATAAGGACACGGTGAAGGGAGGTCAGCAACTTTATAAACACTCACATCACCCTTTGTGCATTAACCATCTAAGATGAATAACCATCCATAGTGGATCTGAAGTGACATTTTCAACCAGAACCTGTGATCATTAATGTGCCCCCAAATAACCACATTGTGTCACAATGTCTTAAGATACCACATGTACTTGAATGTATGTTAGTGAAAAAATATAACAAGTTTCTTTGAACTATATCAGAACTGACAGCCTGCCTGATGTAGTGAAGTAACAAGTATCATAAGTGCTCACAGTTTAGCCTGGCAATGCATTCGTCCATAGACAAAATACTAAAGCTGTTGCTTGGCAACCGAGCTCAAATGCTTGGGTCCACATATACCAACAGTATAAAAACGCTTTGACTTAAAGCTTGGGGTGGTTTGGTTTCTCTACAACTGCTAGTCACTAACCAGATATTTGTCTGTTCATCCTTCCTCGTCAATTACTACAGTATTTACTACAGTAAATAATTCACCATCCTGTCCGAGACTTGAAGACTCACTAACAGGCTAGTTTGGGTCAGGAATAGTAAAAACATGCTGTAAAAAGTGACATCTAGGGAAGATGTGGATTATGCTAATTGAAAGACTTGAAAGTTAACTTGTCAGGGAGGGAGGCTAGAAAACTAGACCGAGTGCACCCTACCTGGGCATATAATAGTGAAGGAAACCGTTTGTGACCAGGGGTATGACAATACTGTGCATTTTGAGCATGTAACCATTTCTGAGTATTGGAATGGAGTGACTGACAGTGTCATTGTGCGTGTTTGTGCAGCAGATCTCTGTGATTGAGGCAGTGCGACAAATAGCTAAACCCAGCATGCTATCCCATCATGAAGTGTAGAGTGGAAGAACATGAAGGAACTCACTTCTTCAGGCATATGACAAGATACATGGTCTTTGGGAGCAGAAGGTAGACCTGGTCAGTTAAAATGGCTTCAATGATCTTGTTTGCTACATAGTCTGGATCCAGGATAGGCAACAAGAGAGGCCACCTGTGGGGGAAACAATTTAGTTTACCTACTAGCACAACTGTAGCCAGTCCATAGTATGTAATGCTTCTTGTGTACATTACACACTTCTATGTTTGTTGTTGATAGTGAAATTATACAACGTGTGGGTataatcctggatgctgattggttaaaaccccCATTGCAGTCGGTATGgtatctattccacaagttaaaTCTATGACGTTCAAATGCCTATTTACTATGTTCCATCTCACTTCGCAATCCACTGTTTTATCAGCCCAGCcgggcaatttataaacttgatctccactataaaaagcctCTATAAATGATCTACCATTTATTTTATACTAGCATTGATTTTTGAACaacggagatttgtataaaccttgctgtcagTCTCtacgacatttgcaacattgtttcaatattgaaattcgatCTTCAGCTGTCCCATaataatgaacgtgtcgggaggaGACAAACATGcatcttttctcagccagtcatgaatgaatcagctggcataatttgTATGCATGTATACACAATGAAATGTCAATAGAAACAGCTAAAACAAAATTCAGCGAGTTTGCCGTCTTTCCAGCTTCAATTTAAAGTGAtcgtgttagctgtgttgttggctagctcctctgaacaagtgtcctgacgagagagcagatttcctatgccaggtgaaattgcgcatcattagctcattgttatggatgtatccaaataaatgtcactagaaaacagattaaaacaaacgcagctactttgctgttattctggctgcactgtttgacgttactgtaagttagccgtaatTGGCTAGCTAGCGagcaagcaagggataaaaaCGTTGCCAGACCGTTCTAAATTTTCCATTGCCATActaacgactgggtcacgtccttagatacagaacaaaaagactgaactgggtcgcgtctccggcaaccgaaccgatagaacgaacgaccagccggcttgggtaggaaccctagatttgtgtcaggactatatcttgtggaaggatgaaatagtatgaataaattaatcaaaattacgttaatgaaaatatgtcaatcattatttgaatatgttggtaactcgtagtataaaagtgataatgcctttGAAGCCAGTGTTTGGAAGATATATTGGAACGATTTTCCTAACACccctgccaatatatcctccaaacgcCAGCTTCTCTGGCATTAACACTTAATTGTACCATAGGGTCAGCAATTTTGACTAGCAACGTTGAGTATCAGTCCACATACTTGACCTATGTGTGTGACCTTTTATACATAGTGTTGGGACAATAGGCCTTAGTAACTCACAAGCACACAGCTCAGAGAGGAAGTGTCCTAGAACTTTTGTAAGTCCTGCCACAACACAATCTATTTTGCCCTGTCAATGCTGAGACGAGGTCATTCAAAAGAACCAAACACAATTTCAAAGGTCTCTCATAGAGAGTGTCAAAGAAACAGAACTGGCCCTGGCATTTAAAGGGATTGCATATTAAAGTAGTTTTCTACATGGATGCATACCCTTTTAGCAGGATTCAATCTCAAACTTTTAATGAGAAACTTTATTAAAATATATGCAAAGAGGATAACCCTTTATAAAAGCATTAAATATAATATGACAACTTTAAAGTCAAATTAAATCCTGTATAACACCTTATGGCAGATAACTTACTTAGTATTGCAGCCATCGAACATGCCAGTATTGATGAAGAATGGACACACTATGGTAGTCTTGACTCCATCCTTCCCAGTAGCCAGCAGCTCCAGAGCCACAGACTCAGCAAAGCCAATAGCAGCAAACTTACTGGCACAGTAATCTATCAGGAGAGAGAAACATGTATTTGCAAACAGTTTTAGAGCAGGTTAAACAAAGGTCTCTACAGCAAGATAATGTTTGTCTATACTAAATTGTGAAATTGCATTGGCAATGTCAATGTTAATTAAATGTTGAAATAGACTGTCCTTGAACCATTTTTCCATCCATCTACCTGTCTGTCTTTGGAACCgtcaactacagtacagtagtataataAGTTACACATTAAACCTCTACCCCATTCGAGGTCGACTGATAACATCTGTATCGATCAGCTCCACGATAGGAATCTGATTGCATAATGTACTGGCCAGAGTTTACAGCATAGACAAAGGTAATGTTCTGCACAATGGCTTCAGGGTGTGTAGCACTGTTGGGAAAAGGacctgtaagcatttcactgttagtctacacccgttctttacgaagcatgtgacaaataaatgtcCTTAGATTttctgtgcaggcttttgttcttgCATTGCACCAACACCTGATTTAAGCCAGTCAAACATTGATTAGCCATCAGGTCTTGGTGCTGGACCGGAACAGAAGCCTGCACCTCCTGTCGCTCTCCAGGTCCTGTATTGAGGAACATTGGAGTAAGTCATGCATAGTGGGTGATTTACCTGCTAGCCCATTGACACCAATCAGACCAGCTGAACTGGCAATGCTGACCAGATGACCGTGGTTGTTGGCAGTCATCGCTGGGAGAAAGGCTTTATATGTCTAGAGAGAAATTAGCGGTAGAACTTATACAATGAAATATGAATCTGTACACAGATCTGTGGTCATTTGATGGGTGTGGGTGGAATTGACACTACAAGGGACATAGGCCTACAATGAGGTTAGAGCCATCAAATTTTTATAAACATATTGGCGGATTTAGGATAATGCTTTCACATTTAAAATGCCTGCGCTGACCGACAAAGACAACAAGTGAGAGAAACCAGACAGGACAGTGTAGCAGATATGCACTAGTCATTTAATTTGCTCACCCAAAAATGTGCCATGGTGTTAACTTCAAAGGTTTTCTCAATGAGGGAGTCTGGTGCATCCATGAACTTCCTGCCTGTGACGATGCCTGCGTTGTTTATGAGAATGCTtacatcccccacctctctcttgaCCTAAACATAGGCATGTGTTAACTTTTACCACACTACTTCAAAAACACACAACATATTTTTGTTTCCTACATCCTGGCGACTCACTTAGGGTAAGGATTATATAACATTGTTGCTGTGTAATTATGGACATGGGTAACAGGTTGGacctgggtgggggggggggggtattttaaGAGGGACTGAACTGGTCGATTTCCCatgtgtttttctgttgctcaGATTTCAGTCTTGGGGTTGTGGTTCGATGTGTGTGTTATCGTACCCTGGCAGTTAGTGTTGTTTGTCGCTCTTGAGACACCATCGCAACAACATAGCCAATATCATACCACTTCCTCAAAATATTCAGAATgaatcaagaaatctgtcattcattgaCATTTTTGCCAAGGACGTTTTAGTCACAATTGgggtttggtgcagtatttctcaagttcaaaaatgtgcatgaaaGCTAGTAGTGCACTGTAGACTATCAAGTCTGCTGCTGCACAGGACAGCAAGCTAGCAAACTATCGCAAATAAAGCACAAGCTACACGCCGTTTATCAATGCCAAAAAACAATGAAGCTAGCTAGTAGTAGCTTGCAGGCACATTGAGCAGGGAAGCCACGTTAACGAAATTCGGCTTACTGGCGAGTGAGCTAAGGTACTGTTATGTTTTTACAACTTTCTCACTATCTATTATCTGTCTGGCACAATTTCAAAACAGTAGCAGACCCAGTGCTCGACTTGGGCAGGAGGGCATAGaactctgtaccggcacctcaTATTTTCTACTGACTGAGTTCCtgcacctcttatagaatattagttaAAAAGTATAGTGGAGTTCCTGCGACTTAATATAAAACGGTACCGTCACCCATAATGAGTAGCCTACAGACTCCTATTTccgtccaagtcaagcactgggcAGACTCAAGTGAACACTATCAAACAGGTGAACAAGTGGCCACTCCACAAAGGGCTTAGGGGACAAATGATATTTCAACATTACATAAGTTAACAAGTCCGAGGCGCTGTGTAATGTGTCTCACCATCTCTGTTCTGCCGTACGATTGGATAGTGCGCAATCAGCACATACATGACAATTCTCCCTGCGCGTTACCATCCCGTGTTGGTGGGCATGATTCAACTCAAAACCCAACCTCATCAGTCCTGACAAACTCCATTACACaaatctcagttttggaatatacTGACTTCAACCAAAATTACCAAACTTCCATCCTACTGGACAAAGAgacaaaaatggtatccacgagttcatctgactatgGGGAAgaagataaagggcctcatcacCAAAATCCCAACGTATCCATTTAAAAAGGTTGTCAGTGTTTCTGATAAGGTTGACAATTaccttttaaatgtatttgtgtgGCTACAATACCATCTTTAGCGCACAACATTTTCTGGTTTGCAGAGAAATGCATTGAAAGAGACAAATGACACTTCTACAGAGGTCTAATAGATCTAACTTCTGATGCATGAATTTGATTGATGTATTCAATGTACTCTCGCTGTTCTCAAATTAACTAATGGCAAGAGCATGCAGCCACTCAAATCAAACTTTGACACATGCGCCAAATACCacagactttaccgtgaaatgcttactataCAAgctcttaactcttcttgaactgcactgttggttaagaaaatatttaccaagtagactaaaacaaaatgtaataataaaaagtaactcAATGtaaaattgtccggtggcgattttattaattgttcagcccACTTTCTTCAGTGTGCGTGTTCATTACACGACAGGATCAATTACATTGATCTCTTGCACTAAATGATGGCAGTTTAAACTAAGGATTCTGTGACTTTTCCGCTGGGAGAGGACTGTCGATTGTTTATTATGCATGTATGAGCTATACATTGACACGAGTCCAATGGAAGGCTTTAAAAAAATTATGCCGTTTTCAACCCTCTGGAATCTCTATTTAATATCACTGCCATCCAATCACAGGAGAGCATAAGGCTTGCTGAGAATTACCCAACAAAGCAGCAACACTAATTCCGCAAAGTATAGTCTTGATGGAAGACTAGTTGATAAGAATCAGGTGGATTACCTTGTCAGCCACTCTGTAGACGTCGGCCTTGTCACTGCAGTCACACAAGTAGTAGTGGACCTTAGTCGCCCCCTTCTCCATCACTAGCCTTGACGTCTCCTTGATGCCCTCCTGGTTGATGTCCCACAAGACCAGAGAAACGCCCAGGGGGGCAAACTTCTCAGCCATGAGCCGGCCAATGCCGCTGCCCGCCCCAGTGATGAGGACGATTTCACCGGTGACATTTTTGTTCTTGGGAGGGATGAACAGTCGGACAAACGCCTCCATGTTGTAATAGATCGACATTACAATCACTTGAAGGGTTTCCAGGAGGAAATTCATTTTGCTGATCCCTGGAAAGACAGTTGTCAcaattaaaagttaatttgtttgcCAACTTCTGTTTGACTTTATTGTTATGCAGGCTTATTTGTTTGTCTATTGAATAAATTGCAGACAAGTGTTTTATAGCCCAAACTGCAGTTTAGTGTTCTGCTTTTGTAGTTGTCAAATACATTTCTGTAGCCTATAGGATCAGCATTGTTTGATCTGAAAAGGATAACTTTCAAGTGATAATATAATGCAAGAAATGCAACTAGgctattcatgaaatcacacaaacTCAAAACACACAAGTTTGATTGTGATGTAAACAAAATGCATGTGCACTGAATTAGGGCTGGGCAATGGACAAAATATATCATGATATTGAAAAAAGAAATTGATGACGTACTTAATGTTTTTGAAGAATAAAAAGTACTACATTTGCTTTGAGTAATGCGTGACCCTAGGTTGCTAAGCGATTTCAAAATCAGTCTTCTCCATTCTCATTATTTTATACGGTTCTATTCAACCCAAAATCATTTatacatttcctgcactcatttgagatgATTTCCACGTAGGGCTGCACAATATTGTCAAACCATCTAGGCCTCATTttgaaccaaatgttgcaattgcaatTTGACTTGCAATTTAGAGCAAAACACTTGATAATTCAAATTCTATAGTTGGAATATAATAATGGGCACTTGAATACAGTGTTTGACATGGcaacgaatgaaaatgccatggggaggagttattgtgacagggtagacACCAAAAAGTGTTGacaagtgtttcctaggggaccctataatctttggctacattttgaatgttctgagaacattcaATGTAGCAAAAGATTATAGGgtctacttcatgtagctaacattcTTACATTGCGTATTCCTCTGATTTAGAAGACACAGTTGCACAAACATGCTGATCCAGGTCTACACCAacactggtattatcaggctgtatagctaatCTGCTCTGATTCAGTACATTTATTATCTAGCTAGCGATTAGCGGCTTCACAAGATTTAGGCcaaacttgctaagaaaagacaaactagctgttggCAGATGTAAGACAAACTaagtgtaattatagaacgctagtggatttatattaaaaCGCTAAGTGAAACCAGCATTGTCGTCGTCAACATTGTTGCATGCGCTGCATTGACCATGAAGACTGAAAGCAAGAGCCTCGTGGTCCAGGAACAACAAATGTGCTCCTTGAGTGAAACTAAAAAAAATGGACATTACACATGCCGTATCACATATAACAAACCAAATATtaaaataccgttatagaaggtaaagtaaatacCCAAACCGttccgtgcatcaataccggtatattataaaatacggtataccgcccagccctacatGACAGGCCAGAGTGAATACAAAAGTATCAAAATGTCAGCATTTCAAAATGTATCCAAAATTTACCGACGCAAAAGGTAGGCCTGCGGTTTCCATcaaattggcgacagattttaatGCGAATACTCTCAAAtcctcattaaaaaaaaaatatgccaGAGGGGTGTCTCCATTAaactgtgcgtgatgacgtagtgcacataattACTTTTGCGGGTAAAAGTTACATTTTCAACTCTGAACTCTGACAAGGCTTTTGAccattacatgaagttgatgcaaagagtcaatacttgcagtgttgacccttctttttcaagacctctgcaatctgccctggcatgccgtcagttaacttctgggccacatcctgactgatggtagcccattcttgcataatcaatgcttggtatttgtgggttttgtttgtccgcccgcctcttgaggattgaccagaagttctcaatgggattaaggtctggggagtttcctggccatggacccaaaatatcgatgttttgttccccgagccacttaattatcacttttgccttatgctcCATCAtgatggaaaaggcattgttcgtcaccaaactgttcctggatggttgggagaagttgctctcggaggatgtgttggtaccattctttattcgtgGCTGTGTTttaaggcaaaattgtgagtgaacccactcccttggctgagaggCAACCCCACAattggtctcaggatgctttactgttggcatgacacaggactgatggtaccgctcaccttgtcttctccgaacaagcttttttccagatgccccaaacaatcggaaaggggattcagagaaagtgactttaccccagtcctcagtagtccaatccctgtaccttttgcagaatatcagtctgtccctgatgttttcctggagagaagtggcttctttgctgcccttcttgacaccaacccatcctccaaaagtctttgcctcactgtgcatgcagatgcactcacacctgcctgctgccattcctgagcaagctctgtactggtggtgccccgatcccgcagctgaatcaactttaggagacggtcctggcgcttgctggattttctttggcgccctgaagccttcttcacaacaatttaaccactctccttgaagttcttgatgatccgataaatgtttgatttaggtgcaatcttactggcagcattatccttgcctgtgaagccctttttgtgcaaagcaatgatgacagcgcatgtttccttgcaggtaaccatggttgacagaggaagaacaatgattccaagcaccaccctccttttgaagcttccagtctgttattcgaactcaatcagcatgacagagtgatctccagccttgtcctcgtcaacactcacacctgtgttaacgagagaatcactgacatgatgtcagctggtccttttgtggcagggctgaaatgcagtggaaatgtttttggaggATTCAATtcaatgaattgcaattcatctgatcactcttcataacattctggagtatatgcaaattgccatcatacaaactgaggcagcagactttgtgaaaatgaatatttgtgtcattctcaaaacttttggccacgactgtacaatgcgggtatagcctacatcagggatgggcaacaggtgGCCTGCGGCCTCCCTTTTTTTAGGCATGCGGATCAAAAAAATATTAAAGAAAATCAGTCGGGCCTCAAccagggctgtggcggtcacgaaattgcatcagctggtgattgtcaagcaaataactgtcgatCTCACAGTAAATTGGCAttacacatttagcatctcctggcttcctaAAACCCACTGATGCAAACCTTTAGAgtatctacattttaaaaagtataataaatccatATAGCCAAATCATATAGCTTAcgccttcacaataaatccattaattATTTTAGACAGATCtgaagaaacatgatatgaagaaaatgtagtctatttcagaagaacagaatggcatactctgagttgtccttatgttatgtcctgatctggctatggcaaatggctgtgggctacactagttcatttagctgacaagatttgcttagaatggcattattttatattataaagaatacaattgaacaaagctgaataaaataaaggatattttctccaaacgatttgagggagtgcgcacatgcggctattctgtgttgagcaattaacaaagaaataggtattccTACACACTTCATAAGTTTCTAATTCACAATTTGATAATGCCTAGAATTTCATGGCGGCATTCTCTGTGTGGccataatgcaccctaaaaaaaaaaacattcctatggtggccagtggccgttgtgcccttggcccAGAATGGTGCGTGCTCCGAAGCACCTCACTAACATGGCTCTCCAAGTggtcgggtctttctcacaggctacaagtgaagacagacatctGGGAAGCAACTGCGCGCGTCCGTAtccaatttttttaatttcacctttatttaaccaggtaggctagttgagaacaagttctcatttacaactgcgacctggccaagataaagcacagcagttcgacacagacaacaacacagagttacacatggaataaacaaacagttAATAATACAGTAGGGAAAAAGTCAACATATACACAGTGTCTGCAAATGAGGTAAGGGAGGTAAGGCcataaaataggccatagtggcgaggaaattacgatatagcaattaaacactggagtgatagatgtgcattagatgaatgtgcaagttgagatactggtgtgcaaaataaataaatacagtatggggatcaggtagttggatgggctatttacagatgggctatttacaggtgcaaTGATGTGTGAGCTGCTCTGAATGCTGGTGCTTGAAGTTAATGAGGgcgatatgagtctccagcttcagcgatttttgcagttcgttccagtcattggcagcagagaactggaaggaaaggcggccaaaagaggaatttgctttgggggtgaccatgaaatatacctgctggagcgtgtgccgctgtggtgaccagtgaactgacataaggcggggctttacctagcaaagacttgtagatgacctggagccagtgggtttgtcgacgagtatgaagcgagggccagccaacgagagtgtacaggtcacagtggtgggtagtatatggggtttcGGTGAGAAAACGGCCGGCGCTGTGATAGACCACATCatatttgttgagtagagtgttggaggatattttgtaaatagcatcgccgaagtcgaggatcagtaggatagtcagttttactaggataagtttggcagcatgagtgaagaatgctttgAGGTGCATATTGGAGATATTGgaaaaactgtccacatttactttgtcagccaacaagataagtaggcctaacaaacagcaaaagcactagcctatgccaatctactatcccccatagtacaaaagtcaacctattctatgcgagaaataaatattccaaacatagatcccaaattaatacaactgtcccagactatttCATCCCacaaccactagcataaaaaTAAGGTTTATTTATAAGTTTGTAGTCTTAACATCTGGCACAATTGCCAGAAAATAGCCTAACATTTTTTTGAAGTTCTTCCAAGTATTTCTTGCACAGAGATTGAGATCCTTTATTTCAACACTCAACCTCTATTGTCGGATTTGTCTATAGTTAATCGACATCCATTGATGGAAAATTATCTGGAGAGTTTAATAAGGGCAATTCATATTTTAACTTGCGACATTCTACACCTCACAATTATTTTGATTGAAAACTGAATTTGATGGTTTTAGGGGTTTTCACTCTTAATTTTAGCTAGACCTGGCAAACCTGATCATTGTTAACGGTTGGAAAAATGATAGAGAAAGGCAAGGGCCAGCAGCAAAGTCCTGTATGGCAAAACTTCGAGAGGTTAAATGAGAAGGAAATACAAACTTGTGTGACTCAAAATtcacttcgatatgatggtttaATATATCAAAGTTGGTCTATTATATTGATAAGATAGTcaagtgaccgctctaacaattgaaatacatgtcctcaaagaaGGAAAGCAGGCGAGaacaggtgggaccattctagacaatgagagggcagatacgcgtGTGAAGAGGCCATATAGATAGATGGCTCATCTTTgtagccctcaatggcaatgtccatacTAATGAGTCCATCTCTCTATAACAGGCACAACTGATTAAAAGTTGTATTTCCACAGTTCCGAAATGACACGTGCGTCCACTTATAACAGGGAATACCAACCTAACCACTGCGAAACTTCTATTCGATGAAATAAGTCTCACGTAGCAAATGATCAGTTACATTTTTTAAACCAAATGCGACACTGACCTCCATACAAACATTCATCACTTCGTGGACATATTTTAGTTTGAGTAAAGCCTCTTCCACTCTGAACATCAAAATCTGTGCATAAAGGTGTTTCCGCCGTAATTTCCCAGATAATACATTTAGCGTATTTTGTCGACATTTGTCAAGTTTACCGACAAATTCAATGTTTCCATCAGGCCCGTCGTGACACTAACAGACACGTCCTTGACTCACATAAAAAATTCTGGATGTAAACCTGGTTTCTTAATCAGCTTCAACCTTACATATTTAACAACTATCGCTTCATTACAACTGTAAATTCGGGTCTGTTAACGACCTGTGCACTCGCGAATCAAAGCAAAAAAAAGACATGAACTGAACCAGAATTTTGTCTCCTTATGTTGAGATATGTCTTCGGTGACGTTACCTGCACCTTCAGCGTGGTTTATTCGTTGCTTTTCCCGTCGTCAAATGCCTGAACAGTGCAGCCGACTTTCCTTGAATTGAGCTGGAGCCTGGTTATGTAATGTCACATGACACCCAATCAAAGGCACTGATCAAAGCCAGAAAGGAAGTGAGGCCCAACGGGTGgaaaatctgtctccctccagcaggtggcgtttttTCGTTGTTTTGCCCACCAAGCAAGGAGTATGGAGGTCAATAAAAGTGTtgaatattatttatttaactaggcagtttTAACTAGGCAGTTTAAGTCAGTttaataagaacaaattcgtatttacaatgacggcctaccaacaggcaaaaggcctcctgcgggaacaggggctgggattaaaaatataggacaaaacaccgatcacgacaagagagacaccacaacactacataaagtgagacctaagacaacaacatagcatagtAGCAAAAGTACGCTGATATAAGTAGGGTACGTGACATCACGGCAATTTGAGAAAAAAAACTTTATATCAGATGAAGCTAGTAGCATCGTATCTccccattgaatacaggcggctgacgtcaacaaccctcatCGAATATTCAAAATGATTGGGAGCTAGACAGCTCGCCCATGTTGCTTTGTGGACaaagactcccattgttagggcacaGAGACttgtatcttgtcagtatatccatgtTCTTTGTCAAAACTCGAGCTCTGGAACTACACATGAAATTATGGGATTTATTGATGTTTGTCATTCACAAGTGCCTGCAGACTATATTTTACAACATTATTTAGATAGTTTCTCTTGTAG from Salvelinus fontinalis isolate EN_2023a chromosome 26, ASM2944872v1, whole genome shotgun sequence includes:
- the LOC129823940 gene encoding epidermal retinol dehydrogenase 2-like isoform X2 gives rise to the protein MNFLLETLQVIVMSIYYNMEAFVRLFIPPKNKNVTGEIVLITGAGSGIGRLMAEKFAPLGVSLVLWDINQEGIKETSRLVMEKGATKVHYYLCDCSDKADVYRVADKVKREVGDVSILINNAGIVTGRKFMDAPDSLIEKTFEVNTMAHFWTYKAFLPAMTANNHGHLVSIASSAGLIGVNGLADYCASKFAAIGFAESVALELLATGKDGVKTTIVCPFFINTGMFDGCNTKWPLLLPILDPDYVANKIIEAILTDQVYLLLPKTMYLVICLKNSLRWKQAALLGKYLGAFENPEHCETTSLKLH
- the LOC129823940 gene encoding epidermal retinol dehydrogenase 2-like isoform X1, producing the protein MNFLLETLQVIVMSIYYNMEAFVRLFIPPKNKNVTGEIVLITGAGSGIGRLMAEKFAPLGVSLVLWDINQEGIKETSRLVMEKGATKVHYYLCDCSDKADVYRVADKVKREVGDVSILINNAGIVTGRKFMDAPDSLIEKTFEVNTMAHFWTYKAFLPAMTANNHGHLVSIASSAGLIGVNGLADYCASKFAAIGFAESVALELLATGKDGVKTTIVCPFFINTGMFDGCNTKWPLLLPILDPDYVANKIIEAILTDQVYLLLPKTMYLVICLKNIMPVKLGILLGMYLGAFNFMDAFKGRVKKVE